One region of Capillibacterium thermochitinicola genomic DNA includes:
- a CDS encoding response regulator: MKKALIVDDSMVMRMMLKRILRKIGYEVIAEADNGLKGVEKYQELNPDLVTMDITMPVMDGITALQEIMKINRSANVVMVSAMGQHWFVDEALSYGAKGFLIKPFREENVRNVLSGI, encoded by the coding sequence TTGAAAAAGGCGCTGATTGTCGATGATTCGATGGTAATGCGCATGATGTTAAAGCGTATTTTGCGGAAGATCGGTTATGAAGTTATTGCTGAAGCCGATAACGGTTTAAAGGGTGTTGAGAAATACCAGGAACTTAACCCGGACCTGGTCACAATGGATATTACCATGCCGGTGATGGACGGGATTACCGCGCTTCAAGAGATCATGAAAATTAACCGTAGCGCCAATGTGGTGATGGTCTCGGCCATGGGCCAACATTGGTTTGTGGATGAAGCGTTGAGCTATGGAGCGAAAGGCTTCTTGATCAAACCGTTCCGGGAGGAAAATGTACGTAACGTTCTCAGTGGAATATAG
- a CDS encoding aspartyl-phosphate phosphatase Spo0E family protein: protein MERMVNVYIMELRRLINEKKQELYRFYREQGISSKVLKLSTDLDKLIYEYQMLSAPLCFKKNSVQN, encoded by the coding sequence ATGGAAAGGATGGTTAATGTGTATATAATGGAGCTGCGGAGACTGATTAACGAAAAGAAACAGGAACTCTACCGTTTCTATCGGGAGCAGGGGATAAGCAGTAAAGTTTTGAAACTCAGCACCGACTTGGACAAGTTGATCTATGAATACCAGATGTTAAGTGCACCCCTGTGTTTCAAAAAAAACAGTGTTCAAAACTAG
- a CDS encoding ABC transporter substrate-binding protein: protein MVKKNRILLAAVLLAVFVLTFSSCGRDKRVVLNVYNWGDYIDESVIDLFEKKYNIKVNYDTFSTNEDMYVKIKSGGADYDVLFPSDYTIERMIREDMLHKLDFNNIPNFKYIDDRFKNLGYDPNNEYSVPYMWGTVGILYNKTMVDEPVTSWRILWDEKYSKQILMLDSQRDSIGVALKMLGYDMNTRNLDELEAAKQALIQQKPLVLAYVGDDVKDKMISGEAALAVVWSGDAIFMKRENPDLEYALPKEGSNLWFDAMVIPKTSKNKAAAELFINFMCEPEIAYKNADYIGYSSPHTEVKKMLDPELVADKAAYPDEEDLVNYDIYKDLGDYLKVYDRIWTEVKSH, encoded by the coding sequence ATGGTGAAGAAAAACCGGATTCTGCTGGCGGCGGTCCTCTTGGCGGTTTTTGTCTTAACCTTTTCGTCCTGCGGCCGGGACAAGCGGGTGGTGCTGAACGTTTACAACTGGGGAGACTACATTGATGAATCCGTAATCGACCTCTTTGAAAAGAAGTATAACATCAAAGTGAATTACGATACCTTCAGCACCAACGAGGATATGTATGTCAAGATCAAATCCGGCGGGGCGGACTACGATGTACTCTTCCCGTCCGACTACACCATCGAACGGATGATCAGGGAAGACATGCTGCATAAACTGGACTTTAACAACATTCCGAACTTCAAATACATTGACGACCGTTTCAAAAACCTTGGCTATGACCCAAACAATGAATATTCCGTTCCTTATATGTGGGGGACAGTCGGCATTCTTTACAATAAAACGATGGTTGATGAACCGGTGACCAGTTGGCGGATTCTTTGGGACGAAAAGTACAGTAAACAGATCCTGATGCTCGACAGTCAACGGGATTCCATCGGCGTTGCGTTGAAAATGCTTGGCTATGACATGAACACCCGGAATCTTGACGAGCTGGAAGCCGCCAAACAGGCTTTGATTCAACAAAAGCCGTTGGTCCTGGCCTACGTCGGAGATGATGTCAAGGACAAAATGATTTCGGGCGAAGCGGCTTTGGCCGTGGTCTGGTCCGGAGATGCCATTTTTATGAAAAGGGAAAACCCGGATCTGGAATACGCACTCCCCAAGGAAGGCAGTAACCTTTGGTTCGATGCCATGGTCATCCCCAAAACCAGTAAGAACAAGGCCGCAGCCGAACTCTTCATTAACTTCATGTGCGAACCGGAGATCGCTTATAAAAATGCGGATTATATCGGGTACTCCAGTCCCCACACGGAAGTGAAAAAAATGCTCGATCCGGAGCTGGTTGCCGACAAGGCGGCCTATCCTGATGAAGAAGACCTCGTCAATTACGACATCTATAAAGATCTAGGCGATTATTTGAAGGTCTACGACCGGATCTGGACCGAGGTCAAATCCCATTAA
- a CDS encoding response regulator — MKRVLIVDDAAFMRMSLRKIMVENGFEVVGEAENGKEALEKYNELQPDIVTLDITMPEMDGITALKGLMKLDPNANVVIVSAMGQESYVREAVMAGAKNFIVKPFNKDHVIKVLNSL, encoded by the coding sequence ATGAAAAGGGTCTTGATCGTGGATGATGCGGCTTTTATGCGGATGTCACTACGGAAAATCATGGTCGAAAATGGCTTTGAGGTTGTCGGCGAAGCGGAAAACGGAAAAGAAGCACTGGAAAAGTATAATGAGCTGCAACCGGACATCGTTACACTTGATATCACCATGCCGGAAATGGACGGAATAACCGCACTGAAAGGGCTTATGAAGCTTGACCCCAATGCCAATGTTGTGATCGTCTCCGCGATGGGACAGGAGAGTTACGTCCGGGAAGCCGTGATGGCCGGGGCAAAGAATTTTATCGTGAAACCCTTTAATAAAGATCATGTCATCAAGGTGTTAAACTCGCTTTAA
- a CDS encoding sensor histidine kinase, giving the protein MKRNKPSIKERLQELFFNQARVGLVIGTAEGDLLEFMNPYFAAMHGYTVQELTGRPFADVLAPEYRAQLPAITEYIYQTGYYSYESKHIRKDGSIFPVLVTAYIVYDEENKAKYRVVNVVDLTELKRKEHKIQRLYNQASTLARTALTINAALDLDEVLETICFEVSTSLKASCVTIRLLDAKRQNYRLYYSYGKDPQFFTPSIPAALFERYFGGAEQVTVIEDMAAIEDPAFQKVFGHLNLKSLIGIKLYNGKEVSGAILLFRFGEEWPVTEEERMLMQGLAAQASLAIRNAQLYMEIKNNKQKLHQLHQQVVQTLEEERRRISWELHDELGQALTAIKIKLELVADTIYRNCLCRAELGKIITLVDDVVTMTRHIAYDLRPAALEAVGLIPALRNYCRTYTQRVGIPVIFTSSRDELPAISEAASITLYRVLQEGLTNAAKHSQATQIEVLLQTDAEFVSLIVQDNGSGPGPSELPPETGGGIGLLGMGERLSALGGTLKTKFLPGQGFTLTAQVPWEGRR; this is encoded by the coding sequence GTGAAGCGGAATAAACCGTCAATTAAAGAACGTCTCCAGGAGTTATTCTTTAATCAAGCGCGGGTCGGTTTGGTGATTGGTACGGCCGAAGGAGACTTGCTGGAGTTCATGAATCCCTACTTTGCGGCGATGCATGGTTATACGGTGCAAGAATTGACTGGTCGCCCGTTTGCCGATGTTTTAGCTCCAGAATACCGGGCCCAATTACCGGCAATTACCGAATATATCTATCAAACGGGATATTACTCGTATGAATCCAAGCATATCAGGAAAGACGGCTCGATTTTTCCGGTCCTGGTGACGGCGTATATCGTTTATGATGAGGAAAATAAAGCCAAATACCGGGTAGTCAATGTTGTGGACCTGACGGAACTGAAGCGAAAAGAGCATAAGATTCAACGGCTTTATAACCAGGCGAGTACTTTGGCCCGGACGGCTTTGACGATCAACGCCGCCTTAGATCTGGACGAAGTTCTCGAAACCATCTGTTTTGAGGTATCAACCAGTTTAAAAGCCAGTTGCGTGACAATTCGCCTCTTGGACGCGAAGCGGCAAAACTATCGGTTGTATTATAGTTACGGGAAAGACCCCCAGTTTTTTACACCATCAATCCCCGCTGCTTTGTTCGAACGTTACTTTGGCGGCGCGGAACAGGTTACGGTAATTGAGGACATGGCCGCCATCGAGGACCCCGCTTTTCAAAAGGTCTTCGGCCATCTTAATTTGAAGTCGCTGATTGGCATCAAGTTATACAACGGAAAAGAGGTAAGTGGGGCGATTTTGCTTTTCCGCTTCGGTGAGGAGTGGCCGGTGACCGAGGAAGAAAGGATGCTGATGCAGGGATTGGCCGCCCAGGCTTCACTGGCGATCCGTAACGCCCAACTTTACATGGAGATCAAAAACAACAAACAAAAACTCCACCAGCTTCATCAGCAGGTGGTCCAGACCCTGGAGGAAGAACGACGGCGCATCTCTTGGGAGCTCCATGATGAACTGGGGCAAGCCTTGACCGCAATCAAAATCAAATTGGAGCTGGTGGCCGATACGATTTACCGGAATTGTTTATGCCGGGCGGAACTGGGTAAGATAATTACCCTTGTTGATGATGTTGTGACCATGACAAGGCATATCGCATACGACCTTCGTCCGGCCGCTTTGGAAGCGGTGGGACTTATTCCGGCCCTTCGTAATTACTGCCGCACCTATACCCAACGGGTGGGGATCCCGGTCATCTTTACTTCCTCCAGAGATGAATTGCCAGCGATTTCGGAAGCGGCCAGTATAACGCTTTATCGCGTATTACAGGAAGGGTTAACCAATGCCGCGAAACATTCCCAAGCCACGCAGATCGAAGTCCTTTTACAAACCGATGCCGAGTTTGTTTCCTTAATTGTGCAAGATAACGGGTCTGGACCAGGCCCTTCGGAACTGCCACCGGAGACCGGGGGAGGAATCGGTCTTTTGGGCATGGGTGAAAGACTGTCGGCGCTGGGAGGAACGTTAAAAACCAAGTTTTTGCCGGGGCAGGGTTTCACCCTAACGGCACAGGTTCCATGGGAGGGGAGAAGATGA
- a CDS encoding response regulator: protein MIRVVIAEDHHIVREGLRVLLERTGEIEIVGEADDGEKALRLIKRLRPDVALIDIVMPAFNGNQLLVKLKELNLPTIPIVLSMYSEPEVVREALKNGARGYLLKSSVFQELMIAIRACLNNETYLSPAISQLLVEDYITEKESLSRSLTPRESELLQLIVKGYKNREIAERMMIALKTVENHRANIMKKLNVTNTAELIVTAVKEGIVKLDE from the coding sequence ATGATTCGGGTGGTTATTGCCGAGGATCATCATATTGTTCGTGAAGGGCTACGGGTATTGCTTGAGCGGACCGGGGAGATTGAGATCGTCGGAGAGGCCGATGATGGGGAAAAAGCCTTGCGGTTGATCAAGCGGTTGCGACCGGATGTGGCTTTGATTGATATCGTGATGCCGGCTTTCAACGGTAATCAGTTGCTGGTTAAACTCAAGGAACTTAATTTACCGACGATTCCAATTGTACTGTCGATGTATTCCGAACCGGAGGTTGTGCGGGAAGCTTTAAAAAATGGGGCCCGTGGTTATCTTTTAAAAAGTTCCGTCTTTCAAGAACTGATGATCGCCATTCGGGCATGTTTAAATAACGAGACCTATTTGAGCCCGGCGATCTCCCAACTTTTAGTGGAGGATTACATCACGGAGAAAGAGAGTCTGAGTCGGAGTCTTACGCCCCGCGAGAGCGAGTTATTGCAACTGATCGTGAAAGGCTATAAAAACCGGGAGATTGCCGAGCGTATGATGATTGCCCTCAAAACTGTAGAAAACCACCGGGCAAATATAATGAAAAAGCTAAATGTGACCAATACGGCCGAACTTATTGTTACGGCGGTGAAAGAAGGGATCGTTAAGCTTGACGAATGA
- a CDS encoding methyl-accepting chemotaxis protein: MPKMVTLFLLIGLIPMLVALVVSFSLAEQALTEAIETEIKIFHGQQQRYLETWFAFQKNVAEAAAATQDVYDSLNYYVDDPWATENELFMWENRNRLILTPFLESIVERYDFAYVMVANRKGIVVSATNRNRLRDDLSGREYFQKALLGQTNISEIFYSDLLAENCLVIATPIYSNGEVSGTVNGVMIFLLNVPRISKILTDGLDVIGKSADAYLVDANQILLTVPRFQQGMAVLRTKIATEAAAEAARAIAAGNRDFQQFFVYNDLQGKKVIGNASTLTFGEQLVGLNVKVDYDEAFAAVNKLRDFALFLAVVICAIVVMIGFTFARSLARPILGFHEKLKQLAAGDFTVKLATDRRDEIGEMAVQLNMTAKALRESFINVVRSSESVQMVSAQIAAGNQDLSQRTQEQASSLEEISSTIEEVTSSIRSVSNNAEQANHVAQITLEAVNEGEHSIVETINAMAEISNSSKQIAEIIKVVNDIAFQTNLLALNAAVEAARAGEQGRGFAVVAAEVRNLAGRTAESAKEIEELISESVRRVDRGNELIQKSFEMLQRIVENTKKTSDMVVEVAAAMREQAGAAEQIQASIEQLNQVTQENAAMVEEISATSQALDAEAAKLRENVARFKVDDRLLSAQRTEETKSPKGTLGQENGVKKPRPVNGNGAVNFVHDSLDRF; this comes from the coding sequence ATGCCTAAAATGGTTACCCTGTTTCTTTTGATCGGTCTAATTCCAATGTTGGTGGCGTTGGTCGTCTCCTTCTCTCTGGCGGAACAAGCGCTCACGGAGGCGATTGAAACTGAAATTAAAATCTTCCATGGGCAACAACAAAGATATCTGGAGACCTGGTTTGCGTTCCAAAAAAATGTGGCCGAAGCGGCGGCGGCGACGCAAGATGTCTACGACAGCCTCAATTACTATGTAGATGATCCGTGGGCAACGGAAAATGAACTCTTCATGTGGGAAAACCGAAACCGACTGATTTTGACCCCCTTTTTGGAAAGTATCGTTGAACGCTACGATTTCGCCTATGTTATGGTTGCCAACCGGAAAGGGATCGTCGTTAGCGCGACCAACCGTAACCGTCTGCGGGATGATCTGAGCGGGCGTGAATATTTCCAAAAAGCCCTGCTGGGTCAGACCAACATATCGGAGATCTTCTATTCGGATCTCCTGGCGGAGAATTGTTTGGTGATCGCCACGCCCATATACAGTAATGGTGAAGTTTCCGGTACGGTTAACGGGGTTATGATCTTCTTATTGAATGTTCCGCGCATCAGTAAGATCTTGACGGACGGTCTTGACGTAATCGGTAAAAGTGCCGATGCATATTTGGTCGATGCGAACCAGATCTTGCTGACGGTACCCCGGTTTCAGCAGGGGATGGCGGTCTTGCGGACCAAGATTGCCACCGAGGCGGCAGCGGAAGCGGCACGGGCGATTGCCGCCGGAAACCGCGATTTCCAACAATTTTTTGTCTACAATGATCTGCAGGGGAAGAAGGTGATCGGTAACGCCAGTACGCTTACCTTTGGTGAACAACTGGTCGGTTTAAACGTGAAGGTGGATTATGATGAAGCCTTTGCGGCCGTCAATAAGCTGCGCGACTTTGCCCTATTCCTGGCGGTCGTGATCTGCGCTATTGTGGTTATGATCGGCTTCACTTTCGCCCGTTCACTGGCCCGTCCAATTTTAGGTTTCCATGAAAAGCTAAAGCAACTGGCGGCGGGTGATTTCACGGTTAAATTAGCTACCGACCGGCGGGATGAGATTGGGGAGATGGCTGTTCAGCTCAACATGACGGCCAAAGCATTAAGAGAGTCCTTTATCAACGTGGTGCGTTCTTCGGAGAGCGTCCAGATGGTTTCCGCACAGATTGCCGCCGGTAATCAGGATCTTTCCCAGCGCACTCAGGAACAAGCTTCATCCCTGGAAGAGATCTCCTCCACGATCGAAGAGGTGACCTCGTCAATCCGGAGTGTGTCCAACAATGCCGAACAAGCCAACCATGTTGCGCAGATTACCCTGGAAGCAGTAAATGAAGGTGAACACTCGATTGTGGAAACGATCAATGCAATGGCAGAGATCTCAAACAGCAGTAAACAGATTGCGGAGATAATTAAGGTGGTCAACGACATTGCTTTCCAAACCAACCTTTTAGCCCTCAACGCAGCGGTTGAGGCCGCCCGTGCCGGGGAGCAAGGGCGGGGCTTTGCGGTGGTAGCGGCTGAGGTGCGGAATTTAGCGGGGCGGACCGCGGAATCGGCCAAAGAAATCGAAGAATTGATCAGCGAAAGCGTGCGGCGGGTCGACCGTGGTAACGAGTTGATCCAGAAATCCTTCGAGATGCTCCAGCGGATTGTGGAGAACACGAAGAAAACTTCGGATATGGTTGTGGAAGTGGCGGCGGCCATGCGGGAGCAGGCGGGAGCGGCGGAACAGATCCAGGCTTCGATTGAACAGCTCAATCAGGTGACCCAGGAGAACGCCGCGATGGTTGAAGAAATTAGCGCCACCAGCCAAGCGCTGGATGCGGAGGCGGCGAAATTACGGGAGAATGTTGCCCGGTTCAAAGTGGATGACCGTCTGCTGTCCGCCCAGCGAACGGAGGAAACCAAATCGCCCAAAGGGACCCTAGGCCAAGAAAACGGGGTAAAGAAACCGCGTCCGGTGAACGGGAATGGGGCGGTAAACTTCGTCCACGACAGTCTGGACCGCTTTTAA
- a CDS encoding ABC transporter permease: MIRFLKKSYAALIYLFLYAPILILLVFSFNASKARGNWTGFTLKWYLELFQDRQIMKALYHTIIIAVLSSTIATVIGTAAAIGIHNMKKLKKKIVMNITYIPVVNPDIVTGLSLMLLFIFTNFRLGFVSLLLSHITFNIPYVILSVLPKLKQLDKNLYEAALDLGATPLYAYRKVILPEIMPGVITGLLLAFTLSIDDFVISFFTTGSGVSTLSIIVYSMARRGINPKINALSTLLFVTVLLLLVIVNLRTSGTSHDHKKRSEQKW; the protein is encoded by the coding sequence TTGATCCGGTTTCTAAAGAAAAGCTACGCCGCCTTAATCTACCTGTTTTTATACGCGCCCATCCTCATTCTCCTGGTCTTTTCCTTTAATGCCTCCAAAGCAAGGGGAAACTGGACAGGGTTCACCTTAAAGTGGTATCTGGAACTCTTTCAAGACCGGCAGATTATGAAAGCCCTTTACCATACAATCATTATTGCCGTTCTCTCTTCCACCATCGCCACGGTCATTGGCACGGCGGCCGCCATTGGGATTCACAACATGAAAAAGCTGAAGAAGAAGATTGTCATGAACATCACTTATATCCCGGTGGTCAATCCGGATATCGTGACGGGCTTATCTTTAATGCTCCTGTTCATCTTTACCAATTTTCGCCTTGGTTTTGTCTCTTTACTTTTGTCCCATATTACCTTTAACATTCCCTATGTTATCCTATCCGTTCTGCCCAAGTTAAAACAGTTGGACAAAAATCTTTATGAGGCGGCTTTGGATCTGGGGGCCACTCCCCTTTATGCCTACCGGAAAGTTATTCTCCCCGAGATCATGCCGGGGGTCATTACCGGACTTCTGCTCGCATTTACGCTCTCCATCGACGACTTTGTAATTAGTTTCTTTACCACCGGCTCCGGGGTCTCTACCCTGTCGATCATTGTCTATTCGATGGCGCGGCGCGGAATCAATCCAAAGATCAACGCCCTTTCAACCCTGCTCTTCGTGACGGTCCTCCTCTTGTTGGTCATCGTTAATTTGCGGACGTCCGGAACGTCCCATGATCATAAAAAAAGGAGTGAGCAAAAATGGTGA
- the pduL gene encoding phosphate propanoyltransferase: protein MSFKVPVGVSNRHVHLSQEDLEKLFGKGASLTVKKELSQPGQFAAEETVNLIGPKRSIPNVRILGPVRPQTQVEISLTDSFTLGIEAPVRDSGNLENTPGLIIEGPKGRIEIKEGVIIAQRHLHLHDTEAAEMGLKDQDYVQVKVDGPRALIFEQVLVRVGPKYKKDLHLDTDEANAAGLKNGDLVTVIKP from the coding sequence ATGTCGTTCAAAGTACCGGTCGGAGTATCTAATCGCCACGTCCACTTGTCGCAGGAAGATTTGGAGAAACTCTTTGGGAAAGGCGCCAGTCTAACGGTTAAAAAGGAACTCTCCCAACCCGGTCAGTTCGCTGCAGAAGAGACCGTTAACCTCATCGGACCGAAACGCTCGATTCCCAATGTCCGGATTTTGGGGCCGGTGCGTCCCCAAACCCAGGTTGAAATTTCGTTAACCGACTCTTTTACTTTGGGGATTGAGGCACCGGTTCGCGATTCCGGTAATCTCGAGAATACGCCGGGATTGATCATTGAAGGCCCCAAAGGCCGGATTGAGATCAAAGAAGGAGTTATCATTGCCCAACGCCACCTGCATTTGCATGATACGGAAGCGGCCGAGATGGGGTTGAAGGATCAAGATTATGTCCAAGTAAAAGTGGACGGGCCCCGTGCTCTGATCTTTGAACAGGTTTTAGTCCGGGTTGGCCCGAAATATAAGAAGGACTTACATCTGGATACCGATGAAGCCAATGCGGCCGGCCTTAAAAATGGCGACTTGGTCACCGTCATCAAGCCCTAA
- a CDS encoding ABC transporter permease: MKKNWVSYPYLLWMLVFIFLPLLLVLFYSVTTRTEEGLTFTLEHFQRFMEPIYLKVLFRSVKLAVICTVICLVLGYPMAMILAGNHFKRKQIMVFLFVMPMWMNFLLRTYAWMTLLERTGLINTFLSWLGLPTLNLLYTEEAVVLGMVYNFLPFMVLPIYSVLSKIDKSLIEAAQDLGADDFTIFRKVTFPLSLPGVLSGITMVFMPAVTTFVISRLLGGGQFTMIGNLIEQQFLVVGDWNFGSAISMVMMLVILISIGVMSKYEKENEGSGLF, from the coding sequence ATGAAGAAAAACTGGGTGAGTTATCCCTATCTTCTTTGGATGCTGGTCTTTATTTTCCTCCCCCTCCTGCTGGTGCTCTTTTATAGCGTGACCACCCGGACTGAGGAGGGGCTTACTTTTACGCTCGAGCATTTTCAGCGGTTTATGGAGCCAATCTATCTTAAAGTCCTCTTCCGTTCGGTTAAGTTAGCCGTGATCTGTACGGTAATCTGCCTGGTCCTCGGTTATCCCATGGCGATGATCCTGGCCGGAAACCATTTTAAACGGAAGCAAATCATGGTCTTTCTTTTTGTGATGCCAATGTGGATGAATTTTCTGCTCCGCACCTATGCTTGGATGACCCTTCTGGAAAGAACAGGCTTGATCAACACCTTTCTTTCGTGGCTGGGGCTGCCCACCTTAAATCTGCTCTATACGGAAGAAGCAGTTGTGTTGGGGATGGTCTATAATTTTCTCCCTTTTATGGTGCTCCCCATCTATTCGGTGCTGAGTAAGATCGATAAAAGCCTGATTGAAGCCGCCCAAGACCTGGGGGCCGACGATTTCACCATTTTTCGGAAAGTTACTTTCCCGCTGAGTCTACCCGGAGTGCTTTCCGGCATCACCATGGTTTTTATGCCGGCGGTAACCACCTTCGTGATCTCGCGGTTGTTGGGCGGCGGACAGTTCACCATGATTGGCAACCTAATTGAACAACAGTTTTTGGTAGTCGGTGATTGGAATTTCGGCTCGGCCATTTCCATGGTGATGATGCTGGTGATCCTGATCAGTATTGGTGTCATGTCCAAGTACGAAAAGGAAAATGAAGGGAGTGGGCTCTTTTGA
- a CDS encoding FmdB family zinc ribbon protein, producing MATWSPSSSPKFENSAIRLNRGDWVPIYEFKCAECAHKFEELCKSFMEKVPCPKCGSRQTDRLFSPFAVSGGAGASGASSCGGCGGGHCSTCH from the coding sequence ATGGCGACTTGGTCACCGTCATCAAGCCCTAAATTTGAAAATTCGGCAATACGGTTGAACCGAGGTGATTGGGTGCCGATCTATGAGTTTAAATGTGCGGAATGTGCGCATAAATTTGAAGAACTGTGCAAAAGCTTTATGGAAAAGGTTCCTTGCCCTAAATGCGGTTCCCGACAGACCGACCGTCTTTTTTCACCCTTTGCGGTGAGCGGTGGTGCTGGGGCCTCCGGCGCCAGCAGTTGTGGCGGTTGTGGAGGAGGGCATTGTTCCACTTGTCATTAG
- a CDS encoding 6-phosphofructokinase, producing MSELKGAAIFGQSGGPTAVINASAAGVFLEALKQENITAVYGAAHGIRGILEEKFYDMSKEDPYELELLKTTPSSALGSVRYKLKNAEEDETDYKRLLEVFKKYNIRYFFYNGGNDSMDTCNKVSKYMQKVGYECRVMGVPKTIDNDLWGTDHCPGYGSAARYIATSIMEIYHDARVYDQGQITVLEIMGRNAGWLTAAAALAKHAGYGPDLIYLPELPFDMEKFLDEVNDLYRKQKNVIVAVSEGIKDKDGKYISEYGTELAYKDSFGHVQLGGLASTLVNFLKAKTNAKIRGIEFSLLQRCAAHLGSKTDVNEAVLAGEMAVKYAVEGKTDYMVAFERAAGPEYKCNIKLVNLSEVANKEKKVPLEWIDENGTGLKQEFIDYALPLIQGESSPPMVNSLPRFARLKKVLATEPAMCR from the coding sequence ATGAGTGAATTGAAAGGTGCGGCCATCTTTGGTCAGTCCGGTGGCCCGACGGCGGTGATTAATGCCAGCGCGGCGGGGGTATTTCTGGAAGCTTTAAAACAAGAGAACATTACCGCGGTTTACGGGGCGGCGCACGGGATCAGGGGGATCCTTGAGGAGAAGTTTTATGATATGAGCAAGGAAGACCCTTATGAACTCGAGCTACTGAAGACAACCCCTTCTTCCGCTCTTGGTTCTGTCCGTTATAAGTTAAAAAATGCGGAAGAAGATGAGACTGACTACAAACGGCTTTTGGAAGTCTTCAAGAAGTATAATATACGGTATTTTTTCTACAATGGCGGCAATGATTCGATGGACACCTGCAATAAGGTGAGCAAGTACATGCAGAAGGTCGGCTATGAGTGCCGGGTGATGGGTGTACCGAAAACCATCGACAATGACCTGTGGGGGACCGACCACTGTCCCGGTTATGGAAGCGCCGCCCGGTATATTGCCACTTCAATTATGGAGATCTACCACGACGCACGGGTTTATGATCAAGGCCAGATCACCGTCCTTGAAATCATGGGCCGGAACGCGGGTTGGTTAACCGCGGCCGCTGCTTTAGCCAAGCATGCCGGTTACGGACCGGATTTGATCTATCTCCCGGAGCTTCCCTTTGATATGGAGAAGTTCCTTGATGAAGTCAACGATCTTTATCGGAAACAGAAGAACGTGATTGTTGCCGTATCAGAAGGGATCAAAGACAAGGACGGAAAATATATCTCCGAGTACGGTACGGAACTGGCTTATAAGGATTCCTTCGGCCATGTCCAACTCGGCGGGCTGGCCAGCACGTTGGTCAACTTCCTTAAAGCCAAAACCAACGCTAAAATCCGTGGGATTGAGTTTAGTCTCCTGCAAAGATGCGCGGCCCATTTGGGTTCGAAGACCGACGTTAACGAAGCGGTGTTGGCCGGGGAAATGGCGGTCAAATACGCCGTGGAAGGAAAGACCGACTACATGGTGGCCTTTGAAAGAGCGGCGGGACCGGAGTATAAATGCAATATTAAGCTGGTTAACCTCAGCGAAGTAGCGAATAAAGAAAAGAAGGTTCCCCTGGAATGGATTGACGAAAACGGCACGGGATTGAAACAAGAATTTATCGATTATGCCTTACCGCTGATTCAAGGCGAGTCCTCACCGCCGATGGTGAACAGTCTCCCGCGTTTTGCCAGACTGAAGAAGGTCTTGGCCACCGAGCCGGCCATGTGCCGGTAA